The sequence below is a genomic window from Sorangiineae bacterium MSr12523.
GTCGCATCCTGCTCGGGGAAGCGATAACGGAACGCGAGACCGTCGTTGGTGACGTGCACGACGATCTCGACGCGGGCCCCCTGCGCATTGGCAAATGCAAAGACTTGCTCGCGCGCCCGATGGTGAATCGCACGCCTCTTTCCGTGCGCCGCCGTGTAATCGTCGTTCGAGATCACGGCGGGGCCGGCATAGAGGAACTCCAAGCCGTCGACGAAGCTCTGATCATCGCGCCGAACCCCGAGCGGCGACGAAAGGAGCACGTCGTGACGTGCTCCATCGTGATGGCGGCTAACGGAGTACGTCAGCACGCCAGAGTCATTTCGCAGTTCGAATTTCAGCTCGCCGTTCGGCGACGACACCGTCCATTGATCCTGACGGGACGTGCACGAGGCAGCCGCACCAGAGACGAGGAGCGCGCACCCAACTACCCGAATGAAGGAATGCATGCGCGCATCCTAAAGCAAATCATCCTATCTTTAAGCTTCAATTAACGGCTGCGTCATCACGCAACACGTCAAAACATGCCGCGTCATTATCACAACCGCGCAACATCATCGGATGATTAGCGGGCTTCCAGTTGTGCCGCCCGCCATGACGCGGCGTTCTCCAACGAGGCGGCGGGGTGAAGGATCGCGGGGTCGAACGTGTCGAACGGTCGGCCTTGGGCGAGACGCGCGGGCCAATCCGGATTGGCGATGGCGGCCCGTCCGAGCGCGAGGATGTCGGCGTGTCCATCCTCGAGCGCGCGCGCGGCGCGGGTGCCGTCGTGCAAGCTGCCGTTGGCAATGACGGGGAGGTGCGTGGTTTCTCGCGCGAGCTGCGTGAGCGTGCGTCCCTCGCGCAGGCTCGCGGAGAAGGCGAAGTCGCGGCCTTCGGCGGCGATGTGAAGGTACGACGCGCCGGCGTCGCGCAAGGCGGCGAAGATGAAGCGCGCTTCTTCGGCGCCTCCGGGCCACGTGTACGATTTGTCGTTCACCTTGGCCTCGGAGAGGCGCACGCCCACGACGAAGGCGGGACCGACGGCGCGGACGATGGCGCGCACGACGTCGGCGGTGAAGCGAACGCGATTCTCGACGGGGCCGCCATACGAGTCGGTGCGGGTGTTCGTGTACGTCGTCAAAAATTGGTCGAAGAGGTACCCATTGGCGGCGTGGATCTCGACGCCGTCGAACCCCGCCTCGCGTGCTCGAAGCGCAGCGCGCACGAAGGCCTCCGTGATATCGCGGAAGTCGTCTTCCACCATGGGGCGCGGCGTGGCGTAGGGCCCTTGGCCACCGTATTCGGGCATTTTCTCGCCCTTTGGCGTGATGGCCGAGGGGGCCACGCTCTGCGTGCGGTAACGATTGCCCTGCACGAGCGCGCCAGCGTGCATCAACTGGACGAAGATCTTCGCCCCTGCCGCGTGGACGTCGGCCACGATGGGGCGCCACGCATTGGCCTGCTCGTCGGTCGCGAGGCCAGGCTGGCGATCGTAGGCTTGGCTGTGGGCGAGATCGGGGTAGTTGCCTTCGGTGATGATCAGGCCAAATCCGCCTTTGGCGAAGTCCGCGTAGTAACGCCTCATCGCGTCGGTGGGGACGCCATCGCCGGCCGTGCTGACGCGGGTCATCGGCGCGACGGCGGCGCGGTTGCGCAACGAGAGGCCGGCGAGCGCGGACGTAAAAGGGGCAAGGGCTGCGTGCGTGTTCGACGAGAGCGACATGGTTTCCGTTCCTCCGATGCCTGAGAAGGTGACGCTCGGAGACGCGGTTTACAATCGCGCCTATTGTTGACGTAGTGTTCGCAAAATGGAAACAGTGTGAGGTATGGATCGGGTTCGGGCGCTCGCATGGTTTTGCAAGGTGGTGGAAGAGGAGAGCATCTCCCAAGCGGCGCGCACGTTGCGGGTCTCGAAGGCAGCGGTCAGCAAGGTGCTGTCGTCGCTGGAGGAGGAGCTCGGGGTCACTTTGCTTCACCGCACGACGCGGACGGTTCGGGCCACGGCGACGGGGAGGGTAGTGTACACGCACGCGCGCACGGTGCTGGAGCAAATGCGTGAGCTCGAGGCTGCGGCCAACGCGGAAAAGGCGGAGCCGAGCGGCACGTTGCGCATCACTGCGCCCGTCGCCTTCGGGCATTTGCATTTGCGCGCGCACATCGCGGCCTTCATCGCGAAGTACCCCTCCGTTCGCATCGAGTTGGTTCTCACCGACCGTTATATCCGTCTCGCCGAAGAGGGCTTCGACGTCGCCATCCGCGTAACCCGTTCCCTCGACGACGAAGACGTAGTCGCCATTCCTCTCGCCCGCACGCGCATGATCGCGTGCGCCTCCCCCGAGTACCTCTCCCGCGCCGGCAAACCGCGCAGCCCGCGCGATCTGCCGCGCCACACGTGCATCAGCTACTCCGCCCCGGGGGTGACCGGTCGCCTCCCCTGGCACTTCGACGACGAAGCCGTCCTGCTCGATCCTGCGATTCGCGTCGACAACAGCGTCCTCCTCTGCGACCTCGCCCGCGCAGGAACCGGAATCGCGTTTCTTCTCTCTTTCGTGTGCGCGTCGGATTTGAAGAGCGGAAACTTGATTTCTTTGTTCCCCAAAGCGAAGACCGAAGAGAGCACCGTCTTCGCGTTGTACCCGTCACCGGGCCATGCGACGGCGAAGATTCGGGCTTTCATGGAGTATCTGAAGAGTGCTTATGGGGGAATGGGAGAATGGGCATGAGGCTCATCGTGCACGTGTCGCGTGATCGTGATCGTGATCGTTCCTCGTGATCGTGATCGTTCCTCGTGATCGTGATCGTGATCGTGATCGTGATCGTGATCGTGATCGTGCACGCGCACGCGCTCGTGCACGAAGACTCGACCGGTCATCGGCACATCTTCGTCAGCATCGCCACGATACGTACGAGCAGGTGCTTGCATTGCCGAGCGTCCACCTCGCTGATGTAGCCTGCGACCAGACAGACGTCTATCAAGGCCGCGCATTCCATCGCTGAACCTCGTGCGATGGCATGGAATCGGGCACGGTCCGCGACCGTCGGCTTTCCTACACCCTCCGCTACGTTCAGCGGAATCGACATCGCTGCCGTTTTTAGCTGTGCCTTCAGCTCACTCTCGCCTCGCGGGAGGGCGGACATCAATTGAAACGCCAGACGAAGGAAGTCCAAGGCGAGGCGGTAGACGTCTAAATTCTCATGGTCGAGTCGCGGGAGGCTGTCTTCGTTCATGGCTACTCCATCGACCGCGGTACTCGGCCGGTTGCCTCTTCGTGCACGAGCGCGTGCGCGTGCACGAGCACGAGCACGTGAGACGATCACGATCACGATCACGATCACGTGGTCGTGGTCGTGGTCGTGATCGTTCCTCGTGCGCGTGATCGTGTTCGTGGTCGTGCTGCGTGTTCGTGCCCGATTCACAGCGCGACGACTTCATGCGATACAAAAGGGATGGCCATTGACTCGGGAAGACGCTTCGATGTCGTCGTGTTCGGGGCTACGGGATTTACGGGGAAGCTCGTGGCGGAATATTTGGCGAGGGGGGAAAGAGCGAAGCGGCTTCGGTGGGCGATTGCGGGGAGGGATAAGAAAAAGCTGGAGAACCTGAAGGCGGAATTGGTGCGCGTCGATCCGGCGCTGGGGGATGCGCTCGGGATACTCGTGGCCGATTCGTCGGATCGTGGATCGCTCGATGAGATGGCGCGGCAGACCAAGGTGGTGGCCACCACTGTGGGGCCCTATGTGACGTATGGGCGGGAGCTCGCGTCGGCGTGTGCCGAGAATGGGACACATTATGCGGATTTGACGGGGGAAGTTCCCTTCATTCGCGAGAGCATCGATCGGAACCATGCGCGCGCACGCGAAACGGGGGCGCGCATCGTCCATAGTGCGGGGTTCGACTCCATTCCGTCCGACATGGGCGTATTCATGCTGCACCAGCATTTCGCGGCGCAGGACCAAAAGCTTGCGCGCGCGTGGTTCTTCGTCGAGGCGCTCAAGGGTGCCATGAGCGGAGGCACCGTGGCGACCATGACCACGATCTTCGAAGGAGCCTCGCGTGACCGCAACATGAGACGCCTTCTCATGAATCCCTATGCGCTATCCGATGGAGAACGAGGACCGGATTCGGACCGCTACAAGATTCGCTTCGAATCACGCATTGGCAAATGGGTTTGCCCTTTTCTCATGAGCGCCATCAATACACGCAACGTCCATCGCTCGAATGCGCTACTCGGATATCCCTATGGACGCGATTTTCGATATTCGGAGGAGATGAGCACCGGCAGTGGCCCCGCCGGCTTTGCGCGGGCCACCGCCATCTCCGGGGGAATGGCCACCTTTGCCACCTTGGCGGCGACCAGCGTCGGGCGGCGCGTGATCAAACCGTTTCAGCCCTCCCCCGGGGAAGGCCCCTCCGCGGACGCCAGGGAGGCGGGCTTCTTCAAGATTCGCATCATCGGCGAAAGCGAAGCGCGCTCGGGCGAGACGCCCGTCCGGGCCGATGCGGAGATCCATGGACATCGCGATCCTGGTTACGGCGAAACCGCGTTGATGCTCGCCGAATCCGCCCTTTGCCTGGCGCTGGACCCCTTGGAATCCAAGGGCGGGGTACTCACCACCTCGGCGGCCATGGGAACGCATCTTTTGGAACGCCTGCGTGCGGCCGGAATGACATTTCGCGTCGCCCCGCGCTAAGGGATCCACCATGCGATGCACGACGCTGCTCACGTCCCTCTTGCTTTCGTGCGCCGTACTCGCCACGGCGTGCGCCTCCACTCCATCGGCGACCTCACCCGGAACGGTCACCTCATCACCGAGCACCGCATCGAAGAGGCTCATCGCCCGCGTGTGGCACGGCCGAACGGCGGCGAACAAGGCCGACGAATACGCACGCTACCTCGATGAGAACGGCGTGAAAAAGATCCTCGCCATCGAGGGCAATCGTGGATGCCAAATGTTTCGCCGCATCGACGGTGAAGTCGCCGAGTTTTTCGTCATTTCCTATTGGGAAAGCCGCGATGCCATCAAGAAATTCGCGGGCGCGGACATCGAAAAGACGCACAATCTGCCGCGCGATCCCGAGTTCCTCCTCGAGCTCGAACCGCAGGTGCGGCACTTCGACGTCATTGTCGGTCAATCGCCATAGCGGTATGCCACGGTCCCGAACGCGTGCAGCGTCTCGCCCGTGCGCCCCAACAGCGCGACATCGGACCAACACATGCGCGCATCCGCCGCACGAACCGTGGCGCGCGCGAGCAAACCATCGCTCGGCAACGGCGCCACGAAATGGGCACTCAGTGAAACCGTAGCCCCCGCCGCGCGTGCCGATGGCGTGGCCACCGTCCACGGCGACGTAGCCCCCGCCACATCGAGCAACGTCAGCGCAGCCCCCTCGTGGATGGCCCCCGTGCGATCCCGGTTCGCCTCCGGCGCACCCAACGTCATGTCCACCCGCCCCGGCCCGGCCGCGGCGATGCCCAGCTCCCGCGATGCGATGAACGGAATCGTGCGGAGCGCCGAACGAAACGCATCCAACAAATGCGGATTCCCCTCCCCGATCGGCGCCACGATGCCGCGCCCGCCCGTCTCGCCCGCAGCGGGCCCCAGCCGCACCACCGACGAAGCCCGCGCCGTGATCGCGCCGTCTTCGCCCGCGATTTCCGTCTCCAGAAAGACCAACTCGCGCACATGCCGCACCGCACGCGTCGTCGCGGTGAGCGAGCTTCGCGTCGAGCGCACGTACGCGACGTCCAGCGAAACGATGCTCGACGGCGCGTCGAAATCCCCCGCCACGGAACGCACCACCGCCTGCGACCCCATGGTCACCAACGAAGCAATCGCACCACCGTGCATGCCCACCTTACCCGAAGCCGAGGACCGCAGAGCACCGCCCGCACCGTGGCGATCATCGTGCGGAAAGAGAAGGCTCACCGATTCGGAATCGGCCGCCTGCACCTGCACGGCTAGCTCACGCCCAAAAGGGCTTTCACCAATCCACGTGGCAATCCGCTCGATCATTTAGCCACTATAAGTCGATAAGCGCTCCACGGTGCGAAATCCCATGCGTTCGAGAATCGGTGCCGATGACTCGGCCCGGGCGAGGCTCGTGGCCAAACGGAGGCCGCGTGCGCGTGCGTCGCGAAGCCGTGCCGCCACCAGCGCGCGGTACAAACCGTGGCGCCGAAAATCGGGCAGCACCACCGCACCAAGCAAATACGCGGAGTGTCCCAAATCCAGATAACCCGCGACGGCGGCAGGCCGGCCCTGGTAGCGCCCCAAGTAGAAGCGTTGCGACCTGTCGTTCTCCTGCATGATCCGCCGGTGAGCTTTCTCGAGCGGCCCCTCCTCCACGTTCCATCCGGTGGCCATCACCCGCGTGTATAGCTCGAGGGTCGAGTCATCCACCTCCTCGATGGTTACATCCCGCGGCATCGGCACATCCTCCGCCGGAAAGGGCACCTCGGGGCGCGGGGTCTCGAGGAACATCGCGCACGATGCGGAGCGGATCAGACCGGCGCGTTCCAAACGCGCGCCCAGATCGGCCGGCCGCGACCGCGCGCCCACCAGCCAACGAAACTTGACGCCGAGACGCCGGTACTCGCCCACGGTCGCTTCGATGATGGAGTCGACCTCGTTCTCGGGAAGCTCCGAGCACACCACCTCGTTGAAGCCTCCCTGACGAAACGACGGCGTAATGAGCTGAAACCAGCCGGGTCGCTCGATCCGGCGCATGTCCGGCAGTTGCACGAGCGCCCGGCGTGGACCTTCGACAATCTCGCGCAGCAGCACATCCTCCGATCCGCCAGCCATGCGAGCAGCGTATCATGCAGGGAAAATGTCTCTTTCCGGCCACTACTGGACCATCGCCCCGTTCGTTTCGCACGTTGCCCGACGCCCCCGTCCCGTAGCGGCGGGTGCGTTGACCGCCGTCGAACCATGGAGCGCCGTCGTCGCGAACGATGCGTTCGGCGACATCCGTCTGCTTGGCGAGCTTCGCCGCGCTTCCCATCGCTCGCCGCGTCCTCGGGCGCTCCTGGTGGTGATTCATGGCTTGGGCGGCAGCAGCGAGAGCCACTACATCCGCCCCGCCACGCGCGCCGCGCAGGATCTGGACATCGCGTGCCTATGCCTGAATCTGCGCGGGGTGGGCGGAGGCGCCGCCGAGGACTTCTACCACGCCGGACTCTGGCAAGACGTGGACGCCGCCCTGGCCAACGGCACACTTGCAGAATACACGGACATCTACATGTTCGGCTATTCGATGGGCGGCCACGTCGGCCTTCGCTACGCCACCGAGAAACTCGACCCTCGCGTGCGCGCCGTGGCGGCGGTCTGCTCACCGCTCGATCTGGATCGCTCGGCATCGGCCATCGACCGGCCGGCGCGCTGGATCTACCGCCAGCACGTGTTGCGCGGGCTCAAGCGCATGGTCGCTCCGGTGGTGCGCCGCAAGAAGATTCCCATTTCGATCACGGAGATGCTCAGCATCTCCACCCTGCGCACATGGGACCGGCGCATCGTGGCGCCGCACCATGGATTCGACAGCGCGGAGGACTACTACGCCAAGGCGAGCGTGGCATCGCGCCTCGCGCACTTGCAACGCCCCGCACTGCTCGTGGCCGCGCCCGCCGATCCCATGGTGGAGTCCAACACCGTGCGGCCGGCGCTCGAACATGCGCCGGCGCTGCTCGATGTTCGGTGGGCCAGCCGCGGAGGCCACGTCGGCTTTCCGCGTTCGCTCGATCTCGGGGAGCGCGGGCCGTTGGGGCTCGAGCACCAGGTGCTTGCGTGGCTCTTACGCCAAGGCCCGTGATCGCGATTCAGCTTACTTAGACGGTGAAATCCCCGGTGAACGCATCGGGGCTCGACGCGAGCAGCACGTAGCAGTACCGAGCGCGGGATGGATGCGCGCAATGCTCGATGGCGTTCGCGAAGGCCTCGATGAGGGCAATGCCGCCCACGGGCCGAGGTGAACTCTCACTCCGGGTAGCCGCGCCCCGCAAGGCGTACGCGCGCTGCGCGGCGCGCTCCCAATCGGGCTTCCAGCCTTCCGCCTGATCGAGGTTGTCGGCCGTCGTGCATTCGATGCAATCGAAGCAGTTCATCCCGTAGTCGCGTTGCTGATCCTCGAAGTCTTGCGGGCTGCAGGCAATGGCATCCACCGTGCGGGCACCGCATCGGAAGAAGACATAAAGCCGGGCAGGTTCGAGGTTGGGCAGCTCATCTCCGTCCGAATCCGCGACGGAGTAGGCTTTTTTTAGATTGTTGGAGGTTGCAATCATTCGACTTTCTCCAGGTCGAGTACCTCCCAACAAGATGCATGACGATGGCTGGCGGCGGCAAGTCGCCCGCGCATTGCGCAGTTCGAAATGTCGCCGCGCATACGGCAATTTCCAATGGCATCATGCCGAGCCGCCATTCCGCCGCGTATTCCCAACATCGAACATCACGGCGTCGTTCGGGATGACATCGCACTTCAATCTACCGAACGATGCCCCGTTCTCCGTTCATTCGGTGGTCAGGCGCGAAATTTCCAAATCGAGTGACCGCTAGCCGACATTCACCGGATCGGCGGCCCACACACCGTGCAGCGTACAGTGCTCGTGCGCGGTCACCGACTTCACGCCCTGGGGCAGACGGAAATTGACCTTCGGCGGCGCGGGATCCAGCGGCCGGAACTCGCGCAAGCCGACCACCTCGCCGTTCTCGTTCTTGAGGTAAATCGTCGTCACGTAGTGCAGGCCCTGCTCGCCGCCGTCGATGTCCAAACCGGCGTCGATCACGCCGGAATCGCGGTCGCCGGCATCCTTGTCGATGCCCGCATCACGACGGCCCCCATCGCGACGTCCACCGCCCCCTCGGCCGGCGTCCTCCTCGATGTCCGCATCCAGATCGACGCCTGCGTCCTCGTCGATATCCGCATCGAAGCCGCCGCCTGCATCGAAGCGACCGCCCGCATCGTAGCCACCGCCCGTGCCCGCATCCAAAGGCGGAATGGACATCATGTGCTCGACCAAAACGGTCACGACATTGTCCTGGACCTCGACCTGCGGGACGTGGCTGCGTTCCTTGCCCGCCCATTTGCCGGGCGCGGCGGCCGTATAGACCGGCCCGAGCGACTCGAGCTCACGCACGAGCGCTTCCCATTTTGCCCTGCGCTCGGCAGAGAATTCCTCGCCATCGACGGCGGGCCCCGCATTGCCGCCGGGAATGTACTCGTCACCGTCGGTGTAGTCGCCACCTAGGGATGACGATTTGGTCGAGCATGCCGCAAGAAACCGGGCAATTCCCAGTGCTCCAAGTCCAAGGCCAACGCTGCCCCCGAAAAAGGCGCGGCGCGTGAGTGTAGGTTCGGTAGGACGTGCCATGGCGGGCAACTAGTTCATGGCCCATGCCACGACCGACGAATCGTCTCGCAGGCGCCCAAACGCCTTGTAACAACCGTGGCACCGGCATTAGAGGTAGCACACAGCGGCACATGACCCCCGGGGACTGGCAGCCCCCCCGAGGGGATATCGATCCATGAGACACGCACGGCCCTTACCCATCATCTCATACCGTTGTTACATGGGCCCTCGGCCGTCTAGATTCGCGCGGAAAAGTCGCGCACGATGAGCAATATGGTGTCCGGCACCGGGCAAAAAGGGCAGATGAAGCGACTGGTATTTGCCCTTGCTTGGCAGGGAAGCTCGGAGCCGGTGGGTGAACGATTCGGCGAGCTCACGACGTGGCTGAGTGAGCAGACCGGTTTTGCCATCACCCCGCGCATGTCGCTCTCGTACGTCGAGTTGGAACGAATGGTTCGCACTGGGCAAGCGCACCTTGCTTGGCTGCCGCCGCTCGTCTACCTGCGGCTCGAGCGCGAGAAGCAGGTCGCGCATCTGGTCAAGAGCGAACGCGCCGGCCACGCCAGCTTTCACGCGGCCATGATCGTGCGCGCCGACTCGCCGATTCGCTCGCTCGAGATGCTGCGCGGTTCGCGCGCGGCCTGGGTCGACCGCTGGAGTGCCTCCGGCTATGTCATTCCGCGCGCGACCTTGGCCGCCAAAGGCTTCTCCCCGCGCGATCTCTTCCGCGAGGAGCGCTTCTACGGCTCGCACGAGGCCGTGGTCGGGGCGGTGCTTTCGGGGCGCGCCAACATCGGCGGTACCTATGCGCAGCTCACCGAGCAAGGCCGGCTGCTACGCGGCGCCTGGACTCCGATTCGCGGTGGGGAAGCCGGTATTCGCGTGCTCATGACCGTCGGGGCGATCCCCGGCGACGTCGTCGCAGCCCACGCCTCCTTGGACGACACGGAGCGCGACAAGCTCACGCAGGCGCTCCTTGCCATGCCCAAGGACGCGCACATGGGTAAGATCATGCGCCGCATCTTCGGCGCCGAAGGGTTCCAGGACGGTCCACTCACGGGTTACGAAGTCTTACGGGGGGCCATCGAGGACGAATCGAAATGAAAACGATCGCGTGCGGGTTGGCTTTGACTCTCGCTCTGGTGGGTGCCTGCGGAGGTGCTTCTTCGCCGCCTCCCTCGTCGTCACCTTCGCAAACCTCCGCCGCGAACACGCCAACGCCGCCCGCTCCAGCGCCTGCGGAGCCCGCACCTGCGCCCGCAGCAACCGGAGCAGCCGTCGCGCCCGAGGAGAAACCCGATCCGCATGCGAAGATCGTCGACGCCATCCGCAAGGATGCCATCGCGTGTTACTCGGCCGGCAAGAAGTCCAACCCCACGATGAACGAAGGCCACGTCGTTCTCAACGTGGCCGCGCGCGACGGCCGCGCATCGTGCGTGATTCCCAGTGAAGGCGCCGGCCTCTCGAGCGAGGTCGAAGCCTGCCTCGCGACCCGCCTCTCCCGCGAACCGATGCCCGCAGGAGAAACGCGTTTGGCCATTCCCCTGGAGCTCAAAGACGGCGCCATCGAGCTATCCAAAGAGCAACCGCGCTCCGGCGCCGCGGGCATCGAGAGCCTCGAGACCCACGGCGTGGACCGCGCGGGCATCGTGGTGATGAAGCTCATGGAGCAAATCAACGAGTGCGTCCTCGACGGCATGGCCAAAAAGCCGGGCCTGGTGGGCTTCTTCTACGTCCACGCGAAAATCGACCCGCGCGGAAACGTGGCCTGCGCCATCGCCAATCGCGGCAATGACATTCCCGAGGACATTCTGACCTGCGCCACCGACAAAGTTTCCAAATGGCATTTCCCCAAACCGAAACACGGTTCGGGCAGTGTAACCATTCCAATCAAAGTCGGAAAAAAGCTCTAACCGCCGAAACGGCAGTCGCAGCGTTTCGACAGAGAGAGTTCACAGGGAGGCGGGGAGGCGGGGAGTTTTTTTTGTTGGGACCCGATGTCTCACGTTGGACGACGTGGATCTCCATGAACAACCAAATCTCCCCGCCTCCCCGTCTCCCTGTGAATCTCTTCTTCAGCCTTCGATGGACGCGAAATATTTGATGACGAAGGGCTCGGCGAGCCGCTGTTCGAGTGTCGAGGCGAAGCGCTGGAAGTGCGGCGTCTCGAAGTGCGCATTCAGCGCGGCGCGGTCCTTCCACTCCTCGACGACGGCAACGCGGTGCGGATTTTTGCCTTCCACGTACGGCTGATAGGAAATGCAGCCCGGCTCGGCAATCGAGGCTTCCTGCAGCGCGACCAGCTCGTCCAGCAGCTTTTTCTCCTGCCCCGGCTTGGCATGCAAATAAGCAATGACGGTCAGCGTATTGGACATGGCATTCCTCCGTGAATCAGCGCAGCGTATACCGAAGCGCCGACTCCAAGGTACTGAATGACGAGAGCTCCGCCAGATCGAGCTCGAGCCCCACGATGGTTTGGGCCATGTCCGGTGAAATGCCCGAAATTACGCAGCGGGTGCCCAAAAGACGCGCTGCCCGCACCACCTTGAGCAAGTGATCGGCTGCGCTCGTATCCATCGCATCGACACCGGTGAGATCCAAAATCGTAAAGCGCGCCTGCGTCTTCACGATGGCGTCGAGCAAGCTCTCCATCATTTGATTGGCGCGGACATTGTCGACCAATCCAATCACCGGAAGGGCCAACACCCCCTCCCAGAGCTGCAAAATCGGTGTGGACATGGCCCGGATCGAATCCTCCTGACGGCGGATGATCTCGAGTTTGTCCAACAGCGTTTGCTCGGCTTGCTTCCGATCGTGGATCTCTCGTTTGAGCCGTTCCTCGGCCTGTTTGCGCTCGTGGACCTCTTGCTTCAGCCGGTCGAGCGCCGCGTCCAGATCGGCACGCGTGGCCTTGTCGGCCGAGATCAGCGCCTCCAGCTGCCCTTCCACCGTGCGATCCGAAGGGCGCGCCACGAATTCGTCCCACGCATCGCCCTGCGTGGTGAACGCCGTCTGGTCGGCCCAACAATTCTCGCCGAAAAGGCGCTTTGCGTACGCGGCGAAGCGGCCGGCCAGGGAGCTCGAGCCCCAGGAGACTCCAAGCGCGCGCTGGTAGACGCTCTCCCAACTGTTCCTCGCGCGAAAGCGCAGCTCCTTCTTTTCGCGGTCGAGTGCGACGAGCTCCCAATGCCCGAGCCCCAAAAGAGGCGCGACGCTGCAGATGGCGCGCAATCCCTCTTCGAAGCTCGATGCGCGATCCATGAATTGGGACCACTCGGCCTCCGCCGTGGCCTCTCCCGATCCATACAGCGCGAGGTTCAAGCGATCCGTGCCGACCATCCTGTGGATGGCCGACATGAACCGAGCCATCGTCGTCTCGGTCCAGAGGGACATGACGGGATGGCCCGATGCAAGCACGCGTCCCCCATCCATGTC
It includes:
- a CDS encoding STAS domain-containing protein, producing the protein MNDNGHPAISVGGLRFEWDMDGGRVLASGHPVMSLWTETTMARFMSAIHRMVGTDRLNLALYGSGEATAEAEWSQFMDRASSFEEGLRAICSVAPLLGLGHWELVALDREKKELRFRARNSWESVYQRALGVSWGSSSLAGRFAAYAKRLFGENCWADQTAFTTQGDAWDEFVARPSDRTVEGQLEALISADKATRADLDAALDRLKQEVHERKQAEERLKREIHDRKQAEQTLLDKLEIIRRQEDSIRAMSTPILQLWEGVLALPVIGLVDNVRANQMMESLLDAIVKTQARFTILDLTGVDAMDTSAADHLLKVVRAARLLGTRCVISGISPDMAQTIVGLELDLAELSSFSTLESALRYTLR